AACCAACGTTCAGAGAGCTCAGACAACTTAAGAGATAGCTCCCAATATCAAGGCGTATTCCACTTACCGACTGACCCTTTTTGTGCTTCCTTCTGTAGAGGACAGTCCAGTTTATCTGCCGAGGATTCCTCTTGGAAAGGAACGCCGACTCGCATTTTGCATTAAGAAACTGGAAAACCTGGAGTGACAAATTCAAAGGAATTAcctatttatagaaaatacaagAGGCTGAATGAGCTTGGAATCCTTAGAAGATCAATATGCTAGTTCTGGCTTATTTTACAAAACTGAAGCCCACAAGAACCAAAAGGCTGTCACGTAACTGGCAGGTAACTGTGCGACACTATGAAGGTGCTTGCGTTTAATCTTTTCTCGAGAGCAGGAAATCTAAACTCATAGCAAACGACAGGGTGGTGCATCCTTCTGGGAAGCATTCTGCTCTTGTCCATCCCGGGATTCCAAGGGGAAACTACCAATTATCTCGGTACCTCAGTTATTTCCCTTACACAGGGACATCAGTTACATAAACCCCTCCTGACGTCCGACCTGGCTCACAGTAAGTAATCAACGCTGGTTCACTTAGAGGTGTCTGGTCCTAACGACCAGTCCACAGAGCGTCCACGAAGCGTTCCAGAGGTCAGTGGTGATGTGGGGAATGAACCCGTCTAAACCGAATTAGACCAGCCTTTCCTCCTCGGAGTACAAGAAGCTAGGTTAAGCCGACGCGGCTTTTTACCTTCCCGTCCGTCCTGGCGTAGCGCCTCCCGTGTCCGGGGTAGATCTTGTACCCGCTAAAACTGCACAGCTCCACCCTGCAACAAAAAGTGAAAGTCCATCAGGGAGGGTGTCTACAGCCATGCCAGGGACGACAGAGAGGCGTTCTGCCCGAGGATGTAAGCGGATTGGGAACCACGGGTCGTGCTTACTTCATGGCGACGGATACACGGGAAGAGAAGAGATGgcgaagagaaagagagaatcatGGGAAGAGACCTTATAAGGTcgtggaggggctgggggccggAACTCTCCTCCCCCAAAATCCTTCGATGTTCCCGGCGCTCCTTGATGACGTATCATCGTGAGGCGGAAGATCTCGTTTTCCGTGACAACTGACTTCCTCTGGCGGAATTCTTCCAGAGGCTGCTGGAGGATTCTCGGGCCCAGAGGGCCTGCCAAAAAGGCAGTCAGACAGTTGGTTTCTGAGTCATTCTATctctccgtttttttttttttttgagacggagtttcgctcttattgtccaggctggagtgcaatggcgcgatctcggctcaccacaacctccgcctcccaggttcaagcgattctcctgccccagcctccctagtagctgggattggcatgtgccaccacgcccggctaattttgtatttttagtagagacgtggtttctccaatttggtcaggctggtctcgaactcctgacctcaggtgatccccctcctcggcctcccaaagtgctgggattacaggcgtgagccaccgcgcccggcccattctgtCTTACTGCCAAGTATTCTAGAGCCATCTTCCGGCTGCAGGGAATGTGAACTGAAGAGAAAAGTGTCCTGTCTCTTATCATAAAGAGACCCAAAGACGAATGCCCCGCAGGTAAAACAAGTCACATTTTGCCTTCCCTGCTGGCCCATTTCCTCAACCAAACAAATTAATAGTTTAACTATTTGAATACTTTAACCATAAGAAAGTAATGACAACCgaactgtttcccaggctgtgcGAATCAAACAGTGCACGTTGGCGCTTTGCattaattataattaacattCATTGAGCGCTTTCTCTGTGCCGGGAATTACGCCAAAGGCTTTGCAAACATGAGCTCATTCAGTTTCCAGAATTCCTATTAAGTACCTGCCTAAGAACTACAATTCGGAGCTGGTGCCTAGTGAAGCTGAGGGGGTCGGTGGAGCCCCGCTTGGAGGCCAAGGGCTCAATCTGTTACGTATTTCATCGTCTGACAAGGAGTGGCCAGAGGCAATTCTTGAATTCTGTGGGAGGCTGCAGTATATGACTAGGAAACAAACGTAAAGATTGATTTCTGCTGTCTATGTATGCAAGTCACGCTAAAAAGGTTTTGTAAGATAGCTGGTTGAAGAGATTTGGAATGTCTAACAAGTTGGCTGACTAATGTTACGCAAACTGTACAAATGTGTTGGAgccagtcttttttgtttttttttcttgagacggagtttggctctttcacccaggctggagtgaagtggcgtggtctcagctcactgcaaactccgtccaccgggttcaaacgattctcctgcctcagactcccgagtagctgggattacaggcacccgccgctaTGCGCGCCCTGCCTGAAACCAGTATTAAGAATGAGTTAGGTGGCCAGATGCggcgactcacgcctgtaatcccggtgctttgggagaccgaggtgagtggatcacctggggtcaggagttacagaccagcctggccaaaatggtgaaaccccgtctctactaaaaatacaaaaattaggccgggcgcggtggctcaagcctgtaatcccagcactttgggaggcctagatgggcggatcacgaggtcaggagatcgagaccatcctggctaacacggtgaaaccccgtctctactaaaaatacaaaaaaaaactagccgggcgaggtggcggccgcctgtagtcccagctactcgggaggctgaggcaggagaatggcgtgaacccgggaggcggagcttgcagtgagctgagatccggccactgtactccagcctgggcggcagagcaagactccgtctcaaaaaaaaaaaaaaaaaaaatacaaaaattagccgggcgtggtggcgtgtgcctgtaatcccagctccttgggaggctgaggcaggagactcacttgaaccggggaggctgaggttgcatttagccaagatcgcgccactgcactccagcctgggcaagaagagcaaaactccatctcaaaaaaaaaaaaaaaaaaaaaaaaagggaggtcgggcacagcggctcaggcctgtaatcccagcactttggtgagtcaggagaatcgcttgaaccccggaagcggaggttgcagtgagccgagatcacaccactgcactccagccagggcgacagagcgagactccttctcgaaacaaacaaacaacaacaaaccccaaaCAAAACATCTTTCGGAAATAGTCCTGGCTTCTACAAGATCCAAGGCACAGCTGAGTTTAGGTAGCCAGTGGAACCAAGATCCATCTGAAGGAATGCAGTCCTTTTTGCTCCACAGAACCTCAGAATTTATAGTCCCTTcacaatattttagaaagattttgttttattgttctttGAAATTACGTTTGGCCTGACTGGTTCTGTGGAAGAAATGCAGGAAACTGGGCCTTAGGGATTTTGGCAGTATTTTACTCTTTACTGGAGGGCCTTCTTGAGTTGGTATGCCAGGGTTCCTTGTAACACACTCCTATAACAAACAAATTGTGCTCAAAATGCTCTTAGAATAGGGAGAAATTTTGCAGAGAGAGACCcttaaatgaatttatattatACAGTGTCATAAAGTAGAGCTTCTGACACTACATAAATTATTGCTGACTTTATCCATGCTTTCTCTTTTATCATAGGCAAAAGGTTTAGCTACACTCTgttctctttttattcatttatggaGCAATACTGAATCAAACTTGGTGCCCTTTTCAGCCTCTGTCCCTCTAAGAACAGTGTATGCTTCCCTTCACAGTTTCTTCACCCATTTGTACATATTTCCCTGCTATATTAGTTTTCTGtagttgctgtaacaaattactatgGACTTGGTAACAacacagatacatttttttctcacagttttggaggcagTAAGTTCAAAATTAGTATCACtaggctgaaatcaaggtatctGTGTGCCTTCAGGATCAAGGATCTAAGGGAGAACCTGTTCCTTGCTCTTCCAAGTTCCACTCATCTAAACCACTCTTGAATTCCTAACCCATAGAAACTGTTAgattataaatgtttgttgttttaagctatatTTTGAGGAGTAATTTGTTAACAGAGAAATAGGTAATATAGGAGGTAAGGAAAAATTGACAATGGGGACTTGGTGAATGGTGGTATCATTTGTCAAGAGAGGATAGATAAGAGGAAGGAAGTAGGTTTGTCAGGAGAGGATAGATAAGAGGAAGGAAGTAGGTTTGTCCGGAAcagggtaaatttttttttttttttttttttgagacttgttgcccaggctggagtgcaatggcatgatcttggctcaccacaatttctgcctcctgggttcaagtgattctcctgcctcagcctcccaagtagctgggattacaggcatgctccaccatgcccatctaattttgtatttttagtagagatggggtttttctatgttggtcaggctggtctcgaactcctgacctcaggtgatccacctgcctcggcctcccaaagtgctgggattacaggaatgaaccgctgcacccagcctgaaaggGTTAATTTTGAAAAGGCTGGGTTCAAGATGCTGATAGGGATATTAAGGTACAACTGTGTAGTGGGAAGTTAAACATGTTCAGAAGAGTGTTTGTAatatgatgtattttattttttattttttatttttttgagatagggtctcactttggctccaggctgaagtgcagtggcacgatcagggttcactgcagtctctacctcctgggctcaagtgatcatcccatctcagccccgtgaatagctgggactgtaggcgtctgccaccatggccagctaattttttgtatttttagtggagatggggtttcaccatgttgcccaggcagg
This window of the Theropithecus gelada isolate Dixy chromosome 2, Tgel_1.0, whole genome shotgun sequence genome carries:
- the RPL24 gene encoding 60S ribosomal protein L24 isoform X3, which gives rise to MKVELCSFSGYKIYPGHGRRYARTDGKVFQFLNAKCESAFLSKRNPRQINWTVLYRRKHKKGQSEEIQKKRTRRAVKFQRAITGASLADIMAKRNQKPEVRKAQREQAIRHLQRQHLSKRL